The Streptococcus mitis region CAGTTGGAATTCTATCTTCAGGATAAATAAATTCTAGGCGAGGGGTTAAAGCAACCTTAAATATTTGATCAGTCTTACTATCTTGGTCAAAATATTGTAAACCTCGATCATAATCACTTGATACAAGATCGTATCCTTGTCGCTTGTAGTCACTAATCGTTTTTAGCGTACTGTATTCAATAGGATAACCAGATTCCCCAGTAACTGTATCTTCCTTCAGTAGCTTGTTTTCACTGACATCCACATAGCTAATCTTGGCTGTTTGATTTTTAATATGCTCCTGTTTTATTTTCCAGTTAGAATAGGAAATTTCCTTAGTAACAAGATTAACAGTCGCATAGCGTTCAAAGGAAATACTTTGTTTTTTCTCAGCAAAAGCTTCTTTACCATTATTCTTATATTTATATTTAATGGTTCTTTGAATCGTTCTCTCTAAAGGCCATTCTTGATTGGTTCTGATCTTTTCAGCATCTGCAGGCCACTTAGGACTATCGACAACACCAGCTTCCACCTCTTCATTTGACTTAGGATTAGTCTGGTTTTGTAAGCTAATCACTTCATGTTTTGGAGTTAATTTAATAGTATACGTTTGCGGAGTCTTATCATCTTGAAACAGCTTCTTCGATTCATCCGTTTTCAAATAACCATCTTCAACCAATACATAGCCATTCCTTTTGAACTCACTAATTTTCTTTCTCGTATCGTAGTGAAGATCCTCTCCCACCTTACCAGTACGCTCATCTGAAAAAAGTTTTTTCCCTGTTGATTCATCAATATAATTAAATTCAACACGAGATTCCTTTTCAGTCACTTTAGGAGTATCTATATGTTTTTCTTCAAAATGTTGCTCTTCTGAAGCAGTAGCTTCTTTTTCTGAACCCCCGACAGACTTATCCTTGTCTATGCTTTCGATAGAAGGTTTGTCTGTTTCTAAGATATGACTAGCTGCGAGCATTTCATCTGCAGATACACTCCCAACAGAGCCAGCTAAAAATCCTAAACCACAAGCCACAACAACTGAAGCAACACCCAAACTCAATTTACGGATAGAGTAAATACATTTTTTATTTCCCATGATTTCCTCCCAAGTCATTCTTTGCTATTCTTATATCTAATATTTTAGTAAGCGACTTTACTTTTAACATCTCCTATTTAAAGTTTTTTCTATCCTTTTTAAAGTTATTTAAAAAAGCCATCCGAAGATGACTTTTTTTAAATCGCATTCTTGTCAAAACCGAGTTTGCGTTGAATAAACTTAACAATTTCGACGATAATAATCATTGAGAAGCTACCGCCCATCACGATTCCCCATTGTGACAAGTCTAGTTTGGTTACGTGGAAGATTCCTTCAAGCGGTTCTACGACGATTGTTGCCATGAGAAGAATGAAGGATACCAAGATGGACCAGTTGAAGGTCTTAGACTTGAATGGGCCAACTGTCAAGATGGATTGGTAAACAGACTTGACATTGTAAGCATGGAAGAGCTGAATCAAGCCAAGGGTTGCAAAGGCCATAGTAAGAGCATCCGCATGAATGGCATGATTGTCACCCACATGAACTGGGTAAAGAAGGGCAAGACCATAAACACTCATAACAATTGCTGCTTGGAGTACACCTTGATAGATGATAGAACTCAAAACACCACCTGAGAAGAAGCTTGCCTTGCGTCCACGTGGTTTATGGTTCATGACACCAGGCTCAGCAGGTTCAACACCAAGAGCGATAGCTGGGAAGGTATCTGTTACCAAGTTAATCCACAAAAGATGAACTGGTTGCAAGACATCCCAACCAAACAAGGTTGATAGGAAGATGGTCAATACTTCAGCAGTGTTGGCAGAAAGTAGATACTGAATAGTCTTTTGAATGTTTGAGAAGACCTTACGTCCTTCTTCAACTGCAACGATAATAGTTGCAAAGTTATCATCTGCAAGGATCATGTCAGATGCACCCTTAGAAACCTCTGTACCAGTGATTCCCATACCGATACCGATATCGGCTGTTTTCAGAGCTGGCGCATCATTGACACCATCACCTGTCATGGCAACGACTTTACCTTGTTTTTGCCAAGCCTTGACGATACGAACCTTGTGTTCTGGAGACACACGGGCATAAACAGAATATTGACCAACTACTTTTTCAAAGTCTTCATCTGACAGTTCATTGAGTTCAGCACCAGTTAAAACGTGGCCTTCTGTATCGTTTGCGTCAATGATTCCCAAACGTTTAGCAATAGCTTCTGCAGTGTCTTGGTGGTCACCAGTGATCATGATTGGACGGATTCCAGCTTCCTTAGCCACACGAACAGCCTCGGCTGCCTCAGGACGTTCAGGGTCGATCATCCCAATCAAACCAGTAAAGATTAAATCATTTTCAAGCTCTTCAGAAGTCAGGTTTTCTGGAATGCTGTCAATAATCTTATAAGCACCTGCAAGGACACGCAAGGCTTGATGAGCCATTTCAGAGTTGTTTGTATGGATGAGGTTTGTAACCTTCTCGTCAATCGGAGCAATATCCCCAGCTTTGTCACGAAGAACACAACGTTTCAAAAGTTGGTCTGGCGCACCCTTGACTGCTACAAGGAAGCGTCCATCTGCAAGTGGATGAACTGTTGACATGAGCTTACGGTCAGAGTCAAACGGCAACTCAGCCACACGTGGATATTTCTCTAAGAAACCTTTGACATCGTAGCCCTTGTCCAAGGCATATTGGATAAAGGCTGTTTCGGTTGGGTCACCAATCAAGTTACCTTCCACATCGATTTTAGTATCATTTGCCAAGACAACTGAACGAAGCAGGGGCATTTCAAGACCTAGTTCAATGTCATCAGCTGAGTCATGTAGGACTGCATCGTAGAAGACTTTTTCGACTGTCATCTTGTTCATGGTCAGCGTACCAGTCTTATCAGAAGCAATGATTTCTGTTGAACCAAGTGTTTCTACTGCTGGCAACTTACGAACGATAGAGTTTCGTTTGGCCAAAACTTGAGTACCAAGGGCAAGAACGATGGTCACGATAGCAGGGAGTCCTTCTGGAATGGCTGCAACAGCAAGGGCAACAGAGGTCATCAACTCACCAAGTGGATCTTTTCCTTGAATGAAGACTCCAACTACAAAAGTAACAAGGGCAATGACCAAAATTACATAGGTCAAGACCTTAGAAAGGTTGTTCAAGTTTTGTTTGAGTGGTGTATCAGTCTCATCCGCATCTTGAAGCATACCAGCAATATGACCAACTTCAGTATACATACCAGTATTGACAACAACACCAAGACCACGACCATAAGTCACGTTAGAGTTTTGGAAGGCCATGTTGACACGATCACCGATACCAGCATCTGTAGCAAGTTCAACTGTCAAGTCTTTTTCGACTGGCACAGACTCACCTGTAAGAGCTGCTTCTTCAATTTTAAGAGAGTTGGCTTCAAGCAAACGTAGGTCTGCTGGTACAACATCACCTGCTTCGAGGGCAACGATATCTCCAGGTACCAATTCTTTAGAGTCAATCTCCGCCATATGCCCATCACGAAGAACGCGGGCAGCTGGACTAGACATAGACTTGAGGGCTTCAATGGCTTCTTCTGCTTTCCCTTCTTGGTAAACACCAAAGGCAGCATTGATGATAACCACAGCTAGGATGATAATAGCATCTGCGATATCTTCCCCACCAGAAGTCACGACTGACAAGATTGCT contains the following coding sequences:
- a CDS encoding cation-translocating P-type ATPase: MSKEQKRQAFYTQSPEEVLQAVDATEQGLSSSEAEKRLAEFGHNELEEGEKRSILVKFIEQFKDLMIIILVAAAILSVVTSGGEDIADAIIILAVVIINAAFGVYQEGKAEEAIEALKSMSSPAARVLRDGHMAEIDSKELVPGDIVALEAGDVVPADLRLLEANSLKIEEAALTGESVPVEKDLTVELATDAGIGDRVNMAFQNSNVTYGRGLGVVVNTGMYTEVGHIAGMLQDADETDTPLKQNLNNLSKVLTYVILVIALVTFVVGVFIQGKDPLGELMTSVALAVAAIPEGLPAIVTIVLALGTQVLAKRNSIVRKLPAVETLGSTEIIASDKTGTLTMNKMTVEKVFYDAVLHDSADDIELGLEMPLLRSVVLANDTKIDVEGNLIGDPTETAFIQYALDKGYDVKGFLEKYPRVAELPFDSDRKLMSTVHPLADGRFLVAVKGAPDQLLKRCVLRDKAGDIAPIDEKVTNLIHTNNSEMAHQALRVLAGAYKIIDSIPENLTSEELENDLIFTGLIGMIDPERPEAAEAVRVAKEAGIRPIMITGDHQDTAEAIAKRLGIIDANDTEGHVLTGAELNELSDEDFEKVVGQYSVYARVSPEHKVRIVKAWQKQGKVVAMTGDGVNDAPALKTADIGIGMGITGTEVSKGASDMILADDNFATIIVAVEEGRKVFSNIQKTIQYLLSANTAEVLTIFLSTLFGWDVLQPVHLLWINLVTDTFPAIALGVEPAEPGVMNHKPRGRKASFFSGGVLSSIIYQGVLQAAIVMSVYGLALLYPVHVGDNHAIHADALTMAFATLGLIQLFHAYNVKSVYQSILTVGPFKSKTFNWSILVSFILLMATIVVEPLEGIFHVTKLDLSQWGIVMGGSFSMIIIVEIVKFIQRKLGFDKNAI